The following proteins come from a genomic window of Paenibacillus sp. CAA11:
- a CDS encoding SUKH-3 domain-containing protein, producing MTQDGQTPEQLESELREQVILLLKKSGWYQGRRIDISKYKERCSEQGIELFPAAAAFLEEYSGIDRVAHFKYMLNHLDGPARESEWHEYEFHFVPNAVEELNCQAEMHIITTAAQEDCYCLGLSGYYYPAVTAIGRSGKLYLLHDYEPTVRVFDHLLESMEHEVGELDMITSSLLEPNQIMVQTVYGPQLSPEKVPNPFQ from the coding sequence ATGACGCAAGATGGGCAAACGCCGGAACAACTCGAATCCGAACTTCGGGAGCAGGTAATACTGCTGCTGAAAAAATCCGGATGGTATCAAGGAAGACGTATTGATATTTCAAAATATAAAGAGCGCTGCTCAGAGCAAGGGATTGAGTTGTTCCCGGCTGCCGCAGCTTTTCTTGAAGAGTATTCTGGGATTGACCGAGTGGCCCATTTCAAATATATGCTGAATCATTTGGATGGGCCTGCAAGGGAAAGCGAATGGCACGAGTATGAATTTCACTTTGTGCCTAACGCCGTAGAAGAGCTGAATTGCCAGGCTGAGATGCACATCATTACCACAGCAGCTCAGGAGGATTGTTATTGTCTAGGATTAAGCGGATATTATTATCCGGCGGTAACGGCGATTGGACGATCCGGCAAGTTATATCTGCTTCATGATTATGAACCGACTGTGCGGGTGTTCGATCATTTGCTGGAAAGTATGGAGCATGAAGTGGGCGAGCTGGACATGATTACTTCCTCACTGTTAGAACCTAATCAGATTATGGTTCAGACCGTGTATGGACCTCAGCTCTCACCGGAGAAAGTTCCAAACCCGTTTCAGTGA